In the genome of Dermacentor silvarum isolate Dsil-2018 chromosome 1, BIME_Dsil_1.4, whole genome shotgun sequence, one region contains:
- the LOC119436644 gene encoding E3 ubiquitin-protein ligase RNF181, with product MASYFDEHDCEPLGPGEQPDHLLHLARLLIDGGFGARFDMEYHRIFPDQPHKPPASKQAIKSLKRTPIDETGKKCPVCLKEFGHEEVVTELPCCHYFHDDCILPWLKLVNTCPVCRHELPTDDPNYEELKAQKERMKQRQQAIEELHNSMFG from the exons ATGGCATCGTACTTCGATGAACACGACTGCGAGCCATTGGGCCCAGGCGAGCAACCAGACCACCTGCTTCATCTGGCAAG ATTGCTAATTGATGGTGGATTCGGAGCCAGATTTGATATGGAGTACCATAG GATATTTCCCGACCAGCCGCACAAGCCGCCAGCGTCCAAGCAAGCAATTAAGTCGCTCAAACGGACGCCTATTGACGAAACAG GAAAAAAATGCCCCGTTTGCTTGAAGGAGTTTGGCCATGAAGAAGTTGTGACGGAGCTGCCCTGCTGCCACTACTTCCACGATGATTGCATACTCCCATGGCTGAAATTG GTGAACACTTGTCCAGTGTGTCGGCACGAGCTGCCCACAGATGACCCGAACTACGAGGAACTTAAAGCCCAAAAG GAACGAATGAAGCAGCGCCAACAGGCCATTGAAGAACTCCACAACTCCATGTTTGGATGA
- the LOC119436643 gene encoding RNA-binding protein squid isoform X2 produces MADGDQQGNYGEGDFSADGQYGEYNDGQFTDGQYQQEGEANAQTNEAAQNGSDAKTNEDERKLFVGGISWDTDNKDLREYFSKFGVVVDVNIKTDPTTGKSRGFGFVTFNAKDAIEAVLKATPHTVKGKQIDPKPAKARPGIKKIFVGGLESDMPEADIKAYFEKFGPVENVELPFDKAKNQRRQFAFVTFEREDSVELVCREPKQKIGNKECDIKKATPKPDARGMRGGWGGGGGGGFAAGGRGGRGGRGGRGRGGGYQNQGWGNQGGYGGGGYGGGGGYGQGYGGGYGQGYGGGYGQQQSNYNKTRRGGGGGAGGGGYHPYSR; encoded by the exons ATGGCGGACGGAGATCAGCAAGGTAACTACGGTGAGGGAGATTTTTCGGCCGATGGACAGTACGGCGAGTATAACGATGGCCAGTTCACAGACGGTCAGTACCAGCAAGAGGGCGAAGCGAATGCTCAGACAAACGAAGCCGCCCAAAATGGCTCCGACGCGAAGACTAATGAGGACGAAAG GAAACTCTTTGTTGGTGGCATAAGCTGGGACACTGATAACA AGGATCTTCGGGAATACTTTTCGAAGTTCGGCGTTGTCGTTGATGTCAACATCAAGACAGACCCCACGACAGGCAAATCCCGAGGCTTTGGTTTTGTCACATTCAATGCTAAGGACGCTATTGAAGCT GTGCTCAAAGCAACACCACACACTGTGAAGGGCAAGCAAATCGACCCCAAGCCTGCGAAGGCGCGTCCCGGGATCAAAAAGATATTTGTTGGTGGATTGGAGTCTGACATGCCAGAGGCTGATATCAAGGCGTACTTCGAGAAGTTCGGTCCT GTGGAAAATGTGGAGCTGCCATTTGACAAGGCAAAGAACCAGAGGCGCCAGTTCGCTTTTGTGACATTCGAGCGAGAAGACTCCGTAGAGCTGGTCTGCCGGGAGCCGAAGCAAAAGATTGGCAACAAAGAGTGCGACATCAAGAAGGCAACTCCCAAGCCCGATGCCCGAGGTATGCGTGGTGGAtggggtggcggcggcggcggcggctttgCAGCTGGCGGACGCGGTGGACGTGGAGGCAGAGGCGGCCGTGGACGGGGAGGAG gcTACCAGAACCAGGGCTGGGGCAACCAAGGAGGCTATGGAGGTGGCGgctacggcggcggcggcggctatgGCCAGGGTTATGGTGGCGGCTATGGCCAAGGATACGGTGGTGGCTATG GCCAACAACAGAGTAACTACAACAAGACGCGCCGCGGTGGGGGAGGTGGCGCCGGTGGTGGAGGCTACCACCCCTACAGTCGTTAA
- the LOC119436643 gene encoding RNA-binding protein squid isoform X1 — translation MADGDQQGNYGEGDFSADGQYGEYNDGQFTDGQYQQEGEANAQTNEAAQNGSDAKTNEDERKLFVGGISWDTDNKDLREYFSKFGVVVDVNIKTDPTTGKSRGFGFVTFNAKDAIEAVLKATPHTVKGKQIDPKPAKARPGIKKIFVGGLESDMPEADIKAYFEKFGPVENVELPFDKAKNQRRQFAFVTFEREDSVELVCREPKQKIGNKECDIKKATPKPDARGMRGGWGGGGGGGFAAGGRGGRGGRGGRGRGGGYQNQGWGNQGGYGGGGYGGGGGYGQGYGGGYGQGYGGGYGNYDYGSGYGGGYDYSGWNYGGGQGGYGSGYGQQQSNYNKTRRGGGGGAGGGGYHPYSR, via the exons ATGGCGGACGGAGATCAGCAAGGTAACTACGGTGAGGGAGATTTTTCGGCCGATGGACAGTACGGCGAGTATAACGATGGCCAGTTCACAGACGGTCAGTACCAGCAAGAGGGCGAAGCGAATGCTCAGACAAACGAAGCCGCCCAAAATGGCTCCGACGCGAAGACTAATGAGGACGAAAG GAAACTCTTTGTTGGTGGCATAAGCTGGGACACTGATAACA AGGATCTTCGGGAATACTTTTCGAAGTTCGGCGTTGTCGTTGATGTCAACATCAAGACAGACCCCACGACAGGCAAATCCCGAGGCTTTGGTTTTGTCACATTCAATGCTAAGGACGCTATTGAAGCT GTGCTCAAAGCAACACCACACACTGTGAAGGGCAAGCAAATCGACCCCAAGCCTGCGAAGGCGCGTCCCGGGATCAAAAAGATATTTGTTGGTGGATTGGAGTCTGACATGCCAGAGGCTGATATCAAGGCGTACTTCGAGAAGTTCGGTCCT GTGGAAAATGTGGAGCTGCCATTTGACAAGGCAAAGAACCAGAGGCGCCAGTTCGCTTTTGTGACATTCGAGCGAGAAGACTCCGTAGAGCTGGTCTGCCGGGAGCCGAAGCAAAAGATTGGCAACAAAGAGTGCGACATCAAGAAGGCAACTCCCAAGCCCGATGCCCGAGGTATGCGTGGTGGAtggggtggcggcggcggcggcggctttgCAGCTGGCGGACGCGGTGGACGTGGAGGCAGAGGCGGCCGTGGACGGGGAGGAG gcTACCAGAACCAGGGCTGGGGCAACCAAGGAGGCTATGGAGGTGGCGgctacggcggcggcggcggctatgGCCAGGGTTATGGTGGCGGCTATGGCCAAGGATACGGTGGTGGCTATGGTAACTACGACTATGGCAGTGGCTATGGCGGAGGCTACGACTACTCCGGGTGGAACTATGGCGGCGGCCAGGGGGGTTACGGAAGCGGATACG GCCAACAACAGAGTAACTACAACAAGACGCGCCGCGGTGGGGGAGGTGGCGCCGGTGGTGGAGGCTACCACCCCTACAGTCGTTAA